The Cottoperca gobio chromosome 8, fCotGob3.1, whole genome shotgun sequence genome contains the following window.
TTGAAAAGTCTTTACTGAACTGCACACTCATGTACACGCCCAATGTACTGGCACTCAGttcaagatatttatttctGATGAATGATTTCATATTCTAATGAAGTATGTTCATGTAGTCTAATACTTCTTTCTGGTCAGTGTGCTGTGGAGAAACTCAAGGATCTCTGTGTGGCTGCCGATAATCACAACCTTTGCTCTCTGACAGCAGCTGTAGGggaagatgaggatgatgagcTGTGAAGGGTGGAGGTGTATTAATACAgcctgtaatatactgtatgacaCCCATGGACCAATACAGCAACAACAATGGTTGTGATTGAGGATGTTGGCTGTACATGTGCATTTTGCATGTCCACATTTCATTTGGGAAACAGCAGTTACACTTCGTATCAGCGAGTTGTTAAGAGTATTCTGTTGTTTTActcttttatttgatttctaaTGTTGAAGAACTTGTTTGCTTTCTCCTTCACTGGTTTATGTACTTTGTCATAACACCAATTTATTACCGTgttgatttttatttcattatgtttCAAATTATCAACTGCAATGTTAATTTGAATATGTTGATGTGTGCAGGACAGATCCATgtgctttgtctttttctgtaaacaaacaatagCCAGAGCCAACTTCTAAGAAAGTGCagcaattaaataaatgtaaatgcttGAAAATCTGCCTCAAATGGActctgctctgtctgctctacaattaaaagaaaagcagatcACCAGTTAACCTTCTAATGTTTCCTCcagcaaatgtgtttgttgttgtctctGACTCCACGTTATCAGCCCCAGAGCTTTATCTTGTATGCTTTTAGATGCGAGGACAGCTGACCATTTCTCGTGGATTGTTTGTAAGGTACCTTTGTTTGTAGTGTGCACGCGCTTGAGCACACAGGTTTCTTTCCACTGACAGTTAGCGCGAGGACGTATAAACAACATGCCAACAAAGGACTCGGAGCAAGAAGACTATTCAAgcatagaaataaataatgcagTATTTACACTATTCAAAGAATGTGCTTTACGGATGTTTCACGAGGAAATAAATGCATTCAACACGTGTGTTAGACTTCGAGGATACAGTGTTGGTTTACGTCCACAACTTTAAGCTAATAGCTAGCACCTTTAAAGGTGGCTTTCGGAGTGTTCGTGTAAACGaaagttgtgtttacattcaagttGTTTAACCTTAACAGTGTGTCCTTCCCTTTAATTTTTTTGCAAAGTTGTTACTCAACATGATTTCTTCCTATCAGTCCTATTTCTTCCTCCCTGTTGGCGCACTGCTGTGTTTTGACTCATTACTGCCACCTGTTGGAGAGTGGAATAGTGTTATTAGTTCATAGCCATAGAGGTCAAAACCTCCAGAAGGAACCTTGAAGATAGTAGAAAGGCTTAATGTTAAAGATAACACTTGAACATGCTACAGTATCAGAACAGGGTCACACTCACGTTGCAGGCCTGTCTTCTACATTTCCTCATTAGACTCACGACAtggaaaaagtgagtttttcctAATGCCGCCCTCTGGCACCATCTAGTGGTCTACAGCAGGGTAACGTTAGATGGCATTTCTCTTAGCCAGAGATAAAGTCACCACAAACTCAAACTTCAAATGCATGGCTCTGGTATTTTCTTTCATCCACAAGTCATCAACTAAATCAATGACATCTGCAGTGAAAGCCAATGAGATGACTggctttatgtttttaaaaatacaaaaagcccCTCTAGCTACCACAAAAATTTAGTCAGTCTTTCTTACGCAATGTTTTTGTGAAGTGTAAATTCTCAGCCTCTGGATCTCCTTTGataaaacaatagaataaagaTGCTCTACTTACTGCTCCTCATTTGCATGTCTGTAAATGCAACCagatatatccagtttataggGGGAGCCTGTGGTGCAAGTTCACAAAATATATGTGCAAACATAGTgaggaacaaaaagaaaaattaagCTTCCTTCCTTACcgaaaggaaatgaaaatatttgctttgtatatttacagtcaaTTTACATGTGATAACTTAAGGACATGTGACTTATCCCATATCTTTTCCAAAAGTTCAAGAAACATGTTGATAGAGAACCCGTATTAAAGATTGAGAAAAAATAACCAAATAAAACCAaatctattttcttcttttaatgaaACAGTCAATCCAATTGCAACTcaatggttttatttattttacaatgtgAACCACATATATCATACCAACAATTAAATGTTAAGTATATAGATTAGccatttattactttttaaacaaataagtatCAAGAAACAGCTGATAATAGTGTTGGCTCCAGAGACACATGGCATGAGTCAGCCTTTTGAAACAATGTGGATGAAGGCCGGTGACTGGCTcaggggaagaaaagaaaaacacaaagtgccCCCTCTATTATAACCAGGCTAATCAATGGGGGTCAACGCTGCAGGTTGAACAGTGGGATTAGAAAGACGGCACAATCCTGCCTGTACCCAACTCTTTAGTCGAGCCttaggaggagaaaaaaaaaaaagtatttatttctcCTGTCAGCATCCACTTCATATCTTCCCTTTAACTGACATGTTGTCATGCAACAAACACTGGGGAGGTTATAACTACTTATTTGTAACAACACGCGCCATTTGGTTTCAGTCAAGAATGCTACCAATGTGGAGTGATAGACACAAAACAGTGAGTTAAGTTTCCAGAGAAAGTAAAGcaactaaaatattttaaatgcattccTCTGATTTAATGAAGTGTTGACAGGTCAGTCCTCAGGATTCACTTCATCTCCAACACCAGCCATGAGCTCTCTGCAGGGTCCCAGAGCCTAAAACTGTCTGATGGACTCTAAATGTGACTTTTAGGGTTGAAGTTCCTATTCAGGAAAGATGGATCCTTCCTATGTTCCATAATTCACTAGACCTGCGCTAGCTGAAGCTCCCCAGAACGTTCatagttttctttttaccaacCATGAATTCCTTGTTGCTCCTCCTTCACAGTAATCGGAGGTGTCTGTAGGCAAATCAAATCTCATTTTCCaatttgcacttttttttaGTCTAATTCAGTGGTTTCCCTTGTATGCAAGAACATACTCCTAAACTCAGAATTCTTCATTTTGACAGAAGCAACACATCTCACTGGTTCCTTTCACCGATAAGCCAGATATCATGTATGAATATAAAAGCCAACCTATAATGCAAAAAAAGTGACTAAAATGTAACAGAAGTTTAAAAACTGgcatgctttatacaactaaagAAAACCTACTTTTCCAGGTCATACACGGTGAAGGAGTCAACAAAAAGGAGGAACAGGAGAAGGACACATAGACATCTCACAAGTCGGTTACTGTGGGTATTACAGGTAAAGTTGAAGCCAACTCACTGACAACTTACTGTAGCACTACTATGGCAGGGCATCACTGGAAATATGTAGACAACTTAAGatttaactcttttttttttacacttttttagcATCCTATGCTAAATGAAAGCATATTCAAACAATTGAGTTTATTCTGCCCACAAACAAGCTTAGATTTAACTCCAAAAATCTTTTAGTACAGTACCAGTTTATATTACTTAACAAACTGCTTATTATACCCACATTTCAGACTCATGTGATATCAATGTCTCCTACTCCTCTCTGTTACATAAGGATGGAAGGAATCAAGCATTTCAAGAAGCCCCGGGTCACATCATCCTGTAccacgtaaaaaaaaaaaaaaaaatccatccaCGTCTTATTAATGCACACGCCCCTTGTACAAAAAGCAGATTTATTTGGAATACTCGAGCCAAATAAACCAGCGGCTTGTGTGCCCTTGCTGGCCTGCTTGGTGGGTCTGTTGAGAAACGCTACCTTTGTACACATTTCTGTGATTTATGCTTTCTTTACAGCATTATCTTCTGATAAATCATTTGCCAGACAGGGAAGGTCTCTGAATATTTGAAGACAGGTAGAGCCCACGCGCAGAAACCTTTGAAGAGTTGTTGGAACCAGAGTTACGCTGTGTGAGGGCTGCATTTCTACTCATACCAAGTGTTTACTTTCTCTAAGCAATGTGTGGACTGACCACAAGCGGGCCCGTTAAGGGCTGGACGAGGCTACAACTGGGATACAATGGAAGAGCCGATTTGTTTGCATGAGTTAGGAGGTGAAACTGAAGTGCACAAAATCCTTATTGCAACTCATCAGAAAAATCACAAGATTACATAAAACAGCAGCTGCTTTTGTAATAAGACTAGGGTAAAGGGGGAGGGGGCGTCGCAGACAGCAAACGGGCTGTCTGACAAGCGGTATACACAAAGAAAAATTAAATTCCTTTCCATTATCCTTAACAACAAAAAGAGGTGGAGAAAGAATGCAAAATGAACTTGGCTGCAAACAGTGGCAACAAACCTAGATATTTTAACACTGGTGGGTGAAGAACTAAAAAATGGCGTCTGGCTGAACTTAATCGAGCCACTGTTGAAGCGGAGTAGTTAGTAGAGAATAAAGTCACATGCCATCACCGTAGAGAAATGTAACTGGCGGCAGATGAAGCTGGATGATGCCACACATGTACTCCTGCGATGTAGCTCCACCACCGACAGGCAACGTCAACTGAGAGCTGCAATGATGAAGTAACAGAAAGAACACGTGGGTTGTTTGACGTAGAGGCGAGTCTCTGACAGAGTTGGGGTCCAACATTTTGGCGAGCAACTCGGTTCACTGAGTGAGACGATTTGATCATGGCCCTCACTTCCTTATTAAGGTGGTGGGTGAGGATGAGTGAGGTTTAAGGGAGGGAAGGGCACAAATGTGTCAAGGATCAAGTGGCTTTTACTTGTCAAAGCAGCACAGTGCATTTTCACCACTTTGAGAACTATCTGCATCCCAGAATGAGTCAGTGACTTCCTTCGTTGTCTCCTTTCCAGGGCGGCGATGACGTCTGGAACTcccattttacacacacacacacacacacacacacacagtgttctgATTGCAGATAATTGATTTGTAGTAATAGTGCAGGAAAAGGAGACAAGGAATAGAATTCATTCAACATCTGAAAAGACTAAACTGAGACCGTCAGTCCCTGTTTTCATGTTCAGCCCGGGTTCTTTTGCACAGCCAGGCATTTGAGTGTCGGTCCATCTGTGCATCTGTCCCACATAAGCCCATCCATCCCCCCTCTCCTAGCCTTGGCTTTGAAGGCatctccccccaccccctcacacacacacacacacacatataggcaGGCAGCAGATCAGATCATCCTGTTGCGTTTGTGCGTAGGGGAGTCCGTGATGACATCACTACACTGGGTGGAGTTTCGTTTCCTGGTTCCTCCCCCTCCGGCAGAGGCGGAGCCTGTAGAGTCCAGATGCAGTGCCATCTCTTCAGAGATGAAAGTGTTCAGGTCGACATCCTGGAGCCCGTTGCGCCTGCTGCGGCACACCGGCCCCGAGCCGGAAGAACCGCCTACGCCGGCACCCCCTCCGTTACTGCTGCTCCCACTTACGTGTGTGGGAGACCCTGGAGCGCCGGAGCGCACACTGATACTCGCCATGGCTCCACTCAGACCtgtagaaggaggaggagacagtaTAGAGAGGAGACCGAAGCAACAGACAAAAGGGCATCAGTTGGAGAAATAAGACGCATAAGCAATCTTGATAACATGAttttaaaagatgttttatcTGAACAACAGTGACATGAGTAGCAGCTGCAACCCGTCTGTCTTATTTACTGACTTTGCTAAGAGGCAAAGCAATCAGTTctgattttaaagaaaatggcATCCTGTCATGTTGTGATTTTGAATGAAGGCTACACGAACATCAATGGAGTCTTTTGAGTGGACTAACAGTGACTGCCAATCCAGCACACCATAGGTGCATCAACATCATATTTGTTTGACCCAAATGCATGCTCTGTCTGATCAAAGTGCCATGGACGCACAGGGGTAGAAAGACAGTATGTGTGTCCTCGTGAGAGAGGATATACTGTATGCGACAGATATTAATATCAGACCTAATTTAAATTTGTAAAGGGCATGGCACTTTATCGTCTCTGAGATATAACCAGTTAAGGActattaaaatgtgtaactaGGGAAGATGTCTTCTTGTGATGGAAGGACACAGCAAGTAAACAGCTTTTTGACAGGACTTCATTTGTCAAAGTCACTCGCTCGGGCTGTTTGTCTCCTTTTTGTATTTCAGAAGAAAACTTCAGCTTCTTCAGAAGGATATTGTTAGGATGTCTGCCACAAAAATAGCATCTGATGCGGCCATCTAACAACCAAAGCCAACCTTAGACTGAACATAACGACTCCAACAGCCATTAAAAACATGGCTGTTGGCAACAGAAGCTGTAACTTTACAAGAGAGGTGACCGGTGTGGTAAACCAGTCAGCAAAACATCTCTAAAAATCAATATGCTGTCTAAATGGTCGAGTACAGTATGCATTTCATGATGCATCCTTCTCATTTTTAAGTCAACAGATAAAAGCTTTTCACACCAGTCATGAAATACACAACTGGTTTTGTGCTACACATTGGTttgaaatacagtttatttgtgTTACTACACTAAAATAAACATCTGTGAATTTGATGCGATTTGTCACTGCAAGACAAAATTATTTTGTCCATCTCCCATAACTGAGGCAGGAGACGCAGAAACCTCCCGACACAGACCGAACTTGTGTTTCTGTTAACCTAAAACACCAAATGCCAATCATCCACCCCGACCTCAGCTACGCTTTAAAATGCAGGGACCTTCAGATAAAGTTCTGAATGTTCATTTGCATCGACAGCACACcagaaatacatacacacagatctgcatctgcatatttaaaaacGAGGGTCATTACCAAActattgatttgatttagagaGATGTTCCctctcagacagacacacacacactcatttgttGTACATCAGGCGACAACCTGTATATTAGTAAATGAGACagttaatactttttttttttttttataaaggatTAACATTTATCTCAAAACCATTCTACAGTATATTGCCAAACttaaactaaaatacatttgtggaaTCAGTAGGTCCCACCCACACTTTTGCAGACCTCTATACCGACATTAAACACCAGCAGTACCACTGATTTTCTATCCAACAATGTAACTGCCTCCTGAGTTGTAAATCACGTCTCTGATTAAGTGGATAGACTGGTTTGCACCTAACTTACCATGCAGTGCTATGGCCTCCCTGAAGGGCTGGAGGTCTGCTTCCACAGATGAGCCAGTCTCAGCTGGTGAATTAGCCCGGCTTGGGGCCACCATGGCCAGCCGGGGGTTGGCCCTGCTACTCCTGTGTGGTGGTGCTTTGCCGCACAGAAAGCTGATAAGATCCTCCCTACGGATGGTTCTCCTGCGCTTTTTCACCCAGGCCAACATGTCCTGCAATCCAATACAAGTGTAATCCATCCTTAGGCCAGGTTTAATTACATTAACAAACGCTGATGCATTTATATTCGCCATGAACATGCCTGTTGTGTGAACCTATTGTAATCTATAAGCACCTGGTTATTAACTGCCAAACAAATGACAGGAAAGTGTAACATGTGCATAACAAAGTTAACAGAGAAACAAGACCCACCTTATTACGGCGTTGGTGGCCTGTCTGGATGCCCCGATCAAAGGTTCTCTGATGGGCCTCCACACTCTCTGCAAAaggtgaaaaatatatatataattatgcaTTTCAAAcccaagtacacacacacacacacacacacacacacactttgggaGGTAGCGTGCCAAATTAGGAGCCAAGTCCAGTACAATCTCATTCTTACTAAGAACCAACCACAGCTGACAAGAGTGATAATGACCATGGGAGGTGTGTTTACCGCTTGTTGGATGAGCCagtcaataaaaacatgtttacattttcaagtACACCAACAGTCAGCAACAATACATATTggttaaattaaaaaagcacaaaaacaactgTATGTGTAGTAGTTGGCAGACCAATATATCTTGCTCAAAAGCAcaaggatggagagaagagcAGTGTGGTTAGATACCTTTGTAGAGGTTGGTGACTGCTGTTGCAGAGTTCTGAAAGGGCACCCACAATGACAGACCCTGCTGATGGCATACTCTGTCTGTGAAAGGAAAGGGGAAATATATGTTTGGTTTCTATACATAACACACAGCCAcaattttaaagaaaacactctCGATTAATGTGACCAACGGAGACCAAAACATCTGAAAGGGAACAACAGCTTGGTGATTGTAGGGTTGAAATGAAGATAATTTTCATTCGCCATTTTGTCTTGCATCTACAATTGCAGGGACAGGGTTTGGCATAAAAATAACTGTCAGCTAGCGCTAGATGGCCAGCTTGGCAGCAGCTAGTTTAGCAAGAAAGCACCGACACACCAACTTAACTGCCCTCTCAGCAGTAAAGTTGCAAAGCTATGTCAAACATACATGTCAAACATGGATTGACTTAGCAAGTCGAGCTCTGACAATAT
Protein-coding sequences here:
- the hapstr1a gene encoding HUWE1-associated protein modifying stress responses 1, which codes for MEEKKEEGDSEIQEHGPEHWFSKWERQCLAEAEQREQSEEEANNDQDKLWHLFQNSATAVAQLYKDRVCHQQGLSLWVPFQNSATAVTNLYKESVEAHQRTFDRGIQTGHQRRNKDMLAWVKKRRRTIRREDLISFLCGKAPPHRSSRANPRLAMVAPSRANSPAETGSSVEADLQPFREAIALHGLSGAMASISVRSGAPGSPTHVSGSSSNGGGAGVGGSSGSGPVCRSRRNGLQDVDLNTFISEEMALHLDSTGSASAGGGGTRKRNSTQCSDVITDSPTHKRNRMI